One stretch of Papaver somniferum cultivar HN1 unplaced genomic scaffold, ASM357369v1 unplaced-scaffold_154, whole genome shotgun sequence DNA includes these proteins:
- the LOC113336724 gene encoding pentatricopeptide repeat-containing protein At3g06920-like — translation MQKLLNSRGIFRSDIKHWNIDTLHREFSSLHNGSSSGADSNSSPVSDTTNQACTRIKDVRPVVDEVCRILGSGYWGHDIEDGLSSLDQKHQPELVNGVLKRFENVKLAMNYFRWVEKKTGQVHNGGAYDALLMVMARNKGFGDMEQILEEMSLAGCDLSNDSCIELVTTCINSRLFREAFNLIQIMRKYGYRPAFAAYTKLIGALAASHESDLALSLFHQMQEVGYEVNVPLFTTVICTVARDGRVDAALSLLDEMKNKSFTADIVLYNVCIDCFGKVGKVDIAWKFFHEIKTQGLVPDDVTYTSMIGVLWKANRCNEAVDLFEEMEVNRKVPCAYAYNTMIMGYGSAGKFDEAYRLLERQKEKGVIPSVIAYNSILTCLRKKENLNEALRIFEEMKTDAKPNLQTYNIVVDMLCREGRVEAVYKLLDAMEGAKLFPNVITVNIMIDRLCKAQKLTEACQIFKSLHEKHITPNDFTYCSLIEGLGRHSKVDEAYNLFEEMIDAGHNPNVVVYTSLIRNFFKCGRKEDAHKVYKEMTRNGCPPDLTLLNTYMDCVFKVGETERGRALFEEIKSRGFTPDVQSYSILIHGLVKSGFARETYEKFYAMKEQGLVLDTRAYNAVIDGFCKSGKVNKAYQLLEEMKAKGHPPTVVTYGSVVDGLAKIDRLDEAYMLFEEAKSRGVELNVVVYSSIIDGFGKAGRVDEAYLVMEELMQKGLTPNIYTWNCLLDALVKAEEVTEALVIFQQMKDWKCPPTNVTYSILINGLCKIRKFNKAFVFWQEMQKKGIKPNLITYTTMISGLAKVGNVSEAYALFEKFKLKGGVPDSACYNAIIEGLSNVGKAMDAYTIFEETRLKGCSINTKSCVVLLDALQKAECLQQAAIVGAVLGEMAKSRHASRLL, via the exons ATGCAGAAGCTCTTGAATTCCCGAG GAATCTTTCGTTCTGACATAAAGCATTGGAACATAGACACTTTACACAGAGAATTCTCATCCTTGCATAATGGATCTTCTTCCGGAGCGGATAGTAACTCTAGTCCTGTCAGCGACACAACTAATCAGGCTTGCACAAGAATAAAGGATGTGAGACCAGTAGTAGATGAGGTTTGCCGCATTTTGGGAAGTGGATATTGGGGACATGATATAGAAGATGGTCTATCTTCTTTGGACCAGAAACATCAACCAGAATTAGTTAATGGAGTCTTGAAGAGGTTCGAGAATGTCAAGTTAGCAATGAATTATTTCAGATGGGTTGAGAAGAAAACTGGCCAAGTGCACAATGGGGGAGCATATGATGCACTTCTCATGGTAATGGCTCGGAATAAAGGTTTTGGTGATATGGAACAGATTTTGGAGGAGATGAGTCTTGCTGGATGTGATCTCTCAAATGATAGCTGCATTGAATTAGTTACTACTTGTATAAATTCCAGATTGTTTAGAGAAGCTTTCAATCTAATACAAATTATGCGTAAATATGGATATCGTCCTGCCTTTGCGGCTTATACTAAGCTGATTGGTGCCCTAGCGGCGTCCCATGAGTCGGATCTTGCGCTCTCCCTTTTTCATCAGATGCAGGAAGTAGGCTATGAAGTGAATGTGCCTTTATTTACAACTGTCATTTGCACAGTAGCAAGGGATGGCCGTGTGGATGCTGCTCTCTCTTTACTAGATGAGATGAAGAACAAGTCTTTTACTGCTGATATAGTTCTTTATAATGTTTGTATTGATTGCTTTGGCAAGGTTGGTAAGGTGGATATAGCATGGAAGTTCTTCCATGAGATAAAAACACAAGGCCTCGTGCCTGATGATGTGACTTATACAAGCATGATTGGAGTCCTCTGGAAAGCAAATCGGTGTAATGAAGCTGTGGATCTATTTGAAGAAATGGAGGTTAATAGAAAAGTGCCATGTGCTTATGCGTATAATACCATGATAATGGGTTATGGTTCTGCCGGAAAGTTCGATGAAGCCTACAGATTACTTGAGAGGCAAAAAGAGAAGGGTGTTATTCCCAGTGTAATTGCTTATAATTCTATCCTTACTTGCCTTAGGAAGAAGGAAAACTTGAATGAAGCTTTGAGGATTTTTGAAGAGATGAAGACCGATGCGAAACCCAATCTCCAAACATATAATATTGTCGTTGACATGCTTTGCAGGGAAGGAAGAGTTGAGGCCGTATATAAATTGCTAGATGCCATGGAAGGAGCCAAATTGTTTCCCAACGTGATAACTGTGAATATAATGATTGATCGATTATGTAAAGCACAGAAACTTACTGAAGCTTGCCAAATCTTCAAATCCTTGCACGAGAAACATATTACCCCCAATGACTTTACTTACTGTTCTCTTATTGAGGGTTTGGGCAGACATTCTAAGGTTGACGAGGCTTACAATTTGTTTGAAGAGATGATAGATGCTGGCCATAATCCAAATGTTGTTGTGTACACCTCCCTGATTAGAAACTTCTTCAAGTGTGGTAGGAAGGAGGATGCACACAAGGTTTACAAAGAAATGACACGCAATGGGTGTCCTCCAGATCTCACCCTGCTGAATACCTATATGGATTGTGTTTTTAAGGTTGGTGAAACTGAGAGAGGCAGAGCTTTATTTGAGGAAATTAAGTCTCGGGGTTTCACACCAGATGTACAGAGCTATTCGATACTTATTCATGGCCTTGTAAAGTCTGGATTTGCACGAGAAACATATGAGAAGTTTTATGCAATGAAAGAGCAAGGGTTGGTTCTCGATACTCGTGCCTACAATGCTGTTATAGATGGGTTTTGTAAATCAGGAAAGGTAAATAAAGCGTACCAGCTACTGGAGGAAATGAAAGCCAAGGGTCACCCGCCAACCGTAGTTACATATGGATCTGTTGTAGATGGACTTGCTAAAATTGATAGGCTTGACGAAGCTTATATGCTCTTTGAAGAAGCAAAGTCAAGAGGAGTGGAGTTAAATGTAGTTGTATATAGCAGTATAATTGATGGGTTTGGGAAAGCTGGTAGGGTAGATGAGGCTTATCTGGTCATGGAGGAATTGATGCAGAAAGGCTTAACACCTAATATTTACACCTGGAACTGCCTTCTTGATGCTTTAGTGAAGGCAGAGGAGGTCACCGAAGCCCTAGTGATATTTCAACAAATGAAAGATTGGAAATGTCCTCCCACCAACGTGACATACAGCATCCTCATAAATGGTCTTTGTAAGATTCGAAAGTTTAATAAGGCATTTGTGTTTTGGCAAGAGATGCAGAAGAAAGGTATAAAGCCTAATCTGATTACCTACACTACCATGATCTCAGGGCTCGCAAAGGTCGGGAATGTAAGTGAGGCATATGCGCTTTTCGAGAAGTTCAAATTGAAAGGCGGTGTTCCCGATTCTGCTTGTTATAATGCTATTATAGAAGGCCTGAGCAATGTCGGCAAAGCCATGGATGCATACACAATATTCGAGGAAACACGGTTAAAAGGTTGTAGCATCAATACAAAGAGCTGTGTTGTTCTTTTGGATGCATTGCAGAAAGCTGAATGTCTTCAGCAGGCGGCAATTGTTGGTGCTGTACTCGGGGAAATGGCAAAATCTCGGCATGCTTCAAGATTGTTGTAA
- the LOC113336726 gene encoding thiamine pyrophosphokinase 1-like: MDLMSHCSSFLLPCIPQSSEDKKTYALILLNQPLPKFTPLLWNHAKLCLCADGGANRVFDEMPLLLPQQDPLLVRNRYKPDVIKGDMDSIRTEVKDFYANLGSQIVDESQDQDTTDLHKCISFIQDATPNVDKSDLCILVAGALGGRFDHEIGNINVLCKFSDIRIVLISDDCLIQLLPRTHRHEINILSSVEGPHCGLIPIATASAKATTSGLQWDLDDTEMKFGGLISTSNIVREEKITVQSDSDLLWTISIQKPT; this comes from the exons ATGGATTTAATGTCTCATTGTTCATCATTCCTTCTTCCTTGTATTCCTCAATCTTCAGAAGATAAGAAAACTTATGCTCTCATACTTCTTAATCAACCTCTCCCCAAATTCACACCTCTCTTGTGGAACCATGCAAAGTTATGTTTATGTGCTGATGGTGGAGCTAATAGAGTGTTTGATGAAATGCCTCTGTTATTACCACAACAAGATCCTCTTCTTGTTAGAAACAG GTATAAACCAGATGTGATTAAAGGGGATATGGATTCAATTAGAACTGAAGTTAAAGACTTCTATGCAAATTTG GGATCCCAAATAGTGGATGAATCGCAGGATCAGGATACCACGGATCTTCACAAGTGCATATCATTTATTCAGGATGCTACTCCAAATGTGGACAAATCTGAT CTATGCATTCTTGTTGCTGGAGCACTTGGGGGGAGATTCGATCATGAGATTGGAAATATCAATGTTCTTTGTAAATTCTCAGACATCCGGATAGTTCTTATATCTGATGACTGCCTTATCCAACTTCTTCCAAGGACCCATCGTCATGAGATCAATATTTTGTCATCTGTAGAAGGCCCACATTGTGGGCTCATCCCTATTGCTACAGCCTCTGCAAAAGCCACAACTTCTGGGTTGCAATGGGATCTTG ATGATACTGAGATGAAATTTGGTGGGTTAATAAGTACTTCGAATATCGTGAGGGAAGAGAAGATCACTGTGCAATCAGATTCAGATCTTTTGTGGACGATATCAATTCAAAAACCAACTTGA